A segment of the Oceanococcus sp. HetDA_MAG_MS8 genome:
GGCGATTTGAGGGGCTCCCTGCGGGCGAGCCAGAACGCGGCGTTCCGCGGTGTTGTTCGGCCCGTCCATGGGCCGAACCCCGCTGCGCGGGGCTGCGCGTCCATTCGCTCCGGGCGAATGGTTGCGCTCGCTTGAAATGGAACAACCATTCCTGCGCGAGCGCGCCTAGCGGCACACCGCGTTCTGACTCGCTGATATGTAACGAACTTCGGAGACAGGACACTAGATAACCGCGGGTTTAAGGTTCACTACCTACGCGCCACCCGAGGACCGAGGGCGAGTATGGCTGCGCCATGCACCCCTGCTGCTTTCCATCGCGTCTGGCTTTTTGCCACACTGGGCCTTGAAACCTGGGTTTTGAATCAACGCCGTGACCGCCGTAACTCCCCCGAATGCGCCCTTGCGTGAGCATTTTGTGCTGCCTGCCGGGCGCATTTACCTCAATGGCAACTCCCTTGGCCCCCTGCCCAAGCTGGCCCGCGAACGCCTCCACCGGGTGATTGATGCAGAGTGGGGCCAGCACATCGTGAGTGGCTGGAACCAAGCTGGGTGGGTCGATCTGCCCCAGCGTGTGGGCAACAAACTTGGGGCGCTCATTGGCGCAGCTCGGGGCCAGGTCGTGGTCTGTGACTCCACCTCCGTCAATATTCTCAAACTGCTACACGCGGCCCTGAGTTGGCATCCACAACGCCGGGTTCTGCTTTTGGAAGAGCAGGCCTTCCCCACCGACAACTACATGGCGCAGGGCCTGCGCCAGTTGCGGCCCGACTTGGAGCTGCGCCCCTTACCTGGGTCACAAATCGCTGCCGCTTTGGATGACTCCGTGGCTGCGGTGCTGGTTTCCCATATCAATTACCGCAGCGGCGAGCGTTTAGACCTGCCCAGCATCCAAGCCCAGGCCACAAACCAGGGCATTCCCATTGTCTGGGATCTGGCGCACTCGGCCGGCGCGGTGCCTTTGGATTTGGACAGCTGGGGCGTGGACTACGCGGTTGGCTGTGGCTACAAATTTTTGAACGGAGGTCCGGGCGCGCCGGCATTTGCCTATGTGGCCCAGCGCCACCAGGCCCAGCTACAACCTTTGCTCAGCGGCTGGTTCGGTCATGCGCGCCCCTTTGCCTTCGAGCCCGACTACCAACCGGCGGCTGATATCAATCGTCTGCAGGTCGGCACCCCGCCCATCCTGTCCATGAGCGCTTTAGACGCGGCCCTGGATGTGTTTGCATCGCAGTCTATCCACCAGCTATGGCAGCAATCTTGCGCTCTGTTCGAGCGCCTCCTGCAGGCTTTAGAGGCGGATCCCGTTTTTGATGAATGTGAACTGCTCACCCCGCGTGCGCCCGAAGCTCGCGGTAGCCAGCTGAGCCTGCACCACCCCGAGGCCTACGCCATTTGCCGCGCGTTAGCCGCTGACGACGTCATCGCCGATTACCGTGAGCCGGGCATATTGCGTCTGGGATTGGCACCGGCTTACCTCAGAGCTGATGACGTCGACCAAGCCGCAGCACTGCTGCTGCGAATTTTGCGGGAGCAACGCTGGCGCGACCCCGCCTTTCAAACCCGTCTAAAGGTGACCTGATGCGATATTTGCTGGGGATATTGAGCGTCCTGCTTGGGGGCTGCGCTGTGCTGGCTCCTAGCGAACCGCCACCGCCGTGGCCGCAGACTACGACTCCACTGAAGTGGAGCGAAGTCACCGCACTGCCCTCGCCACCGGCAGGCCAGCGCATCGCCTATGGTCCGGCCCCGGAGCAATTTGGCCGGTTGAGACTTCCCGCCGGCCCCGGGCCGCATCCGGTGGTGGTGTTGATTCATGGCGGCTGCTGGCTCAATGCCTACGACCTGGACTATTTTGAGCATTGGGCTCAGTGGCTCAGCGAACGCGGCTACGCCAGCTGGAATATCGAGTATCGGCGCATTGGTGATGCTGGCGGTGGCTGGCCTGGCACCTTCGTGGATGTAGGCACAGCTATCGACTTCCTGGCCTCGCTCGCCCCTGAGCATAATCTGGATCTGCAACAGCTCACGGTCATGGGCCATAGCGCCGGCGGTCATCTCGCCCTCTGGGCAGCCGCCCGCGACCAGCTGCCGCAGGACTCCGCCCTTTTTGTTGCTCAGCCTTTACTCCCCCAGAATGTCATTGGCCTGGCAGCCATCACCGATTTGGAGCAATACCGCATCGGCCCGGAGAACAGTTGCCATGCCAGCGTGGACCAACTGCTCGCCGGCAGCCCGCAATCGGTACCGGCTCGCTACGCGCAGAGCTCACCGCGACAGTTGCTGCCTTTGGGCACACCGCAGGTTTTGATTCAGGGCGATGCCGACCCCATCGTCAGCCTGGCCAGCTGCCAAAGCTACAGTCAGGCCGCGCGTGACCAAGGCGATAACAGCCAGTGCTGGCCCCTGCCCGGTGCCGGCCACTTCGATACCGGGGTGCCAACTCCGGCCAGCGAGGCCGCCCTGCTGCAGGCCCTGAGCTTATCGCCGTAGCGGCGTGCATCGGGTAACAGCGTGCCTCAGGCAATCCTCGTGTTTGGCTAGGAGCCGGGCAAGCTGTTCGGTAAAGTCACACGCACGATAAGGCCACCGTGCAGTTCGCAGGCCAGTCGCAAGTCGCCGCCCAGCTGCTTGGCTGCATAAGCTGCAATGGGTAGCCCCACCGAATTTTCACTCCTGCGCATCAAATCTAACCCGTTTTCAATGAGTTCCGGACGCCCATATTCACAGCACACATTGGCTCCATTGTCCCAAATGGCCAGTGTGGTTTGACCATGCTCTTGGGTAATCGCAACCCAGACCTTCAGCTCTTCGTCATTTGGCCGAGCATGTTCACAAGCATTTTTCAAAACTTCGAAGAGCAATACAAACAGTGGCCTTGTTGCTACATAAAGTTGCTGCAACTCAGCAAAACATAGAAAAACGCCTTTGGGCGCTTGAGTCAAAGCGGGCAGCACTTGATTGTGCAAAAACCCAAAAAGGTCAACGGGCTGTGGGATCTCCGGCGTATGGATCTGCCCCATACGGTGAATAACTGACAGATCGGCGACTCCTTTGCGCAATGTTTTGCGAATCAGAGCCAAAGCCTTTGCTTGACTAGGCGGAAAAACCTCAGGAGACGACTCTTCGATAAACGTCACCAAGCCTTGTGTTGTTCTCAGAGGCTCTGTGAGCGTGTGGCAGGTAGCGTTCACCAACTCGTGGAGGCGATCATTCATGGCCTGTAGTCTGGTCCGCTGAGTCTCCAGGTCTCGCAGTACGCGTTGGCGCTCTCGCACATCACGAATAACTGCACATATCCTCAAGCTAGCACCTTGACCGGACTGGCCTAGCGATAACTCCACTGGAATGATTTCGCCGGACTTAGCCATGGCCGGAACTTCAACCAATGATCCAACTAAACGATGCTCCCCCGTAGTCGCGAGGCGCCGCAAACCCTCGTTGTGATTGCGCTTATGTTCGTTTGGAATGATTACCGTAACGGGGAGCCCCAGCACCTCTTCGCGGGAGTATCCAAACAAACACTCACTTGCCGCGTTCCACAACACGATGCGCCCGTGGGAGTCACAAATCACTACAGCATCCGGGCATGCTTCAAGCAATGCCGTCGCCGCATTTTGAACCTCAGTGTCTAGCGACGAGGATACGTCATACTCATTTGAACGAGCTAACTGAGCCTTCATGAAAGTCTTCCAAACCTGACAAAAGTGGCAGCAATCCTGCTGACCACAGGCAAAGTGAACCGATGCCCGCGACGTTTGCGGGCATCGGCAACTGCAAAGCTAGAAAGACTTCCAAGCCTCTCCCTCAACCAATTGAGTCACTCCACCTTTCACAGAGGATGATCCAGCGGTGTAGCGAGTACTTGGCGTGGCAGGTCTTTGTGTCCGGCTCGGCGCAGGCTTGAGTTCAAACTTATCTGTTTTAGTTGAGCTGGCAGGTGTTGCTGCCAGGCTTGGCTCATTCTTGATGGAGAACCTTTGCACCACCTCTACCAGACCTTCAGCTTGATCTTCTAAGGACTTCGCAGACGCTGCGGACTCCTCTACGAGCGCGGCATTTTGTTGGGTCACATCGTCTAACTGTGCAATGGCCTGGGTAACCTGTGCGATTCCCGTGCTCTGCTCTTCGCTGGCAGATGTAATGTCGCCCATGATGTCGGTGACACGCTTTACGCTGGCAACGACTTCGCCCATGGTTTCTCCTGCTCGATCTACCAGCACAGAGCCAGATTTGATCCGTTCGACCGAGTCGGAAATGAGCGCATTAAT
Coding sequences within it:
- a CDS encoding alpha/beta hydrolase, which produces MRYLLGILSVLLGGCAVLAPSEPPPPWPQTTTPLKWSEVTALPSPPAGQRIAYGPAPEQFGRLRLPAGPGPHPVVVLIHGGCWLNAYDLDYFEHWAQWLSERGYASWNIEYRRIGDAGGGWPGTFVDVGTAIDFLASLAPEHNLDLQQLTVMGHSAGGHLALWAAARDQLPQDSALFVAQPLLPQNVIGLAAITDLEQYRIGPENSCHASVDQLLAGSPQSVPARYAQSSPRQLLPLGTPQVLIQGDADPIVSLASCQSYSQAARDQGDNSQCWPLPGAGHFDTGVPTPASEAALLQALSLSP
- a CDS encoding PAS domain S-box protein, with translation MKAQLARSNEYDVSSSLDTEVQNAATALLEACPDAVVICDSHGRIVLWNAASECLFGYSREEVLGLPVTVIIPNEHKRNHNEGLRRLATTGEHRLVGSLVEVPAMAKSGEIIPVELSLGQSGQGASLRICAVIRDVRERQRVLRDLETQRTRLQAMNDRLHELVNATCHTLTEPLRTTQGLVTFIEESSPEVFPPSQAKALALIRKTLRKGVADLSVIHRMGQIHTPEIPQPVDLFGFLHNQVLPALTQAPKGVFLCFAELQQLYVATRPLFVLLFEVLKNACEHARPNDEELKVWVAITQEHGQTTLAIWDNGANVCCEYGRPELIENGLDLMRRSENSVGLPIAAYAAKQLGGDLRLACELHGGLIVRVTLPNSLPGS
- the kynU gene encoding kynureninase encodes the protein MTAVTPPNAPLREHFVLPAGRIYLNGNSLGPLPKLARERLHRVIDAEWGQHIVSGWNQAGWVDLPQRVGNKLGALIGAARGQVVVCDSTSVNILKLLHAALSWHPQRRVLLLEEQAFPTDNYMAQGLRQLRPDLELRPLPGSQIAAALDDSVAAVLVSHINYRSGERLDLPSIQAQATNQGIPIVWDLAHSAGAVPLDLDSWGVDYAVGCGYKFLNGGPGAPAFAYVAQRHQAQLQPLLSGWFGHARPFAFEPDYQPAADINRLQVGTPPILSMSALDAALDVFASQSIHQLWQQSCALFERLLQALEADPVFDECELLTPRAPEARGSQLSLHHPEAYAICRALAADDVIADYREPGILRLGLAPAYLRADDVDQAAALLLRILREQRWRDPAFQTRLKVT